The Bacillus oleivorans DNA segment ACAGCTAGAACTATTTTTAGACATAGAACTATTTAATAGGAGGAAAATTTAATTGGAACTTTCAATTTTATTAGAATATGGATGGGTATTGCTATTATTAATCGCCATCGAAGGCTTGTTGGCAGCGGATAATGCGCTTGTACTGGCCATTATGGTAAAGCATCTTCCTGAGGACGAAAGAAAAAAAGCACTTTTCTATGGACTAGTAGGTGCCTTCGTTTTCCGCTTTGGTTCATTATTCATCATTTCTTTCCTTGTCGATGTTTGGCAGGTACAGGCTATAGGTGCTTTATACCTGTTATTCATCGCAATCAATCATATTTTGAGGAAACTCGTCATTAAAAATAAAGATGTGAATAAGGCAAAAAAGGAAGAAAAGAAATCCGGTTTTTGGGGAACAGTTTTTAAAGTAGAATTGGCAGATATTGCTTTTGCTGTTGACTCAATTTTGGCTGCTGTTGCGCTGGCTATGACCCTTCCGAACACAAATATTCCGAACATTGGGGGTATGGATGGTGGTAAGTTCCTCGTCATTTTTGCCGGTGGATTAATCGGTTTAATTATCATGCGTTTCGCTGCTAACTTCTTTGTGAAATTGCTTCATGCAAAGCCAGGTCTTGAAATTGCCGCTTTTGCGATTGTCGGCTGGGTTGGTGTAAAACTTGCCGTCTTTACATTAGGACATCCAGATGTCGGAATTATTTCATATGAATTTGCACATTCAACAGAATGGAAGCTCATCTTCTATACTGTTTTGATTGGGATTGCCGCAGCTGGCTGGTTTCTGACTAAAAAAACGGACGAAAAACAGCCTTCGGAATAACTTAGATTGTTAAAATACGAGATTTTTGAGGAAAGAGCCGGAAGGGGATTCAGATAAACCGGTTCTTTTTTTTGCATAAAAATCCCTGAAGAAAGAAGAAAACCCTCATGTTAAATATTTAGATCACAAATCAGCTGCGATAGCTTTATTTCAATACATTGAAGGCTGGTATAATCGTAAAAGGATTCATGGTAGTTTGGGATATAAAACACCACAAGAGATCGAGAACTCCATTAGGGTACCCTTTGATTGAACGTAATTCCGAAATTCTTCACTGGTATATTGAGAGCCTAAATCTGTATGCAGAATAAGCCCATTTGCTGGGTTTTGTGCCAAATATGCGTTATCTAATGCTTTCATCACTAAGTCTGTATTCATGATTTGTGAAAAAGAGTATCCAACAACTTTTTTAGAGTGCAAATC contains these protein-coding regions:
- a CDS encoding TerC family protein yields the protein MELSILLEYGWVLLLLIAIEGLLAADNALVLAIMVKHLPEDERKKALFYGLVGAFVFRFGSLFIISFLVDVWQVQAIGALYLLFIAINHILRKLVIKNKDVNKAKKEEKKSGFWGTVFKVELADIAFAVDSILAAVALAMTLPNTNIPNIGGMDGGKFLVIFAGGLIGLIIMRFAANFFVKLLHAKPGLEIAAFAIVGWVGVKLAVFTLGHPDVGIISYEFAHSTEWKLIFYTVLIGIAAAGWFLTKKTDEKQPSE